The following are encoded in a window of Urocitellus parryii isolate mUroPar1 chromosome 7, mUroPar1.hap1, whole genome shotgun sequence genomic DNA:
- the Aldoc gene encoding fructose-bisphosphate aldolase C: MPHSYPALSAEQKKELSDIALRIVAPGKGILAADESVGSMAKRLSQIGVENTEENRRLYRQVLFSADDRVKKCIGGVIFFHETLYQKDDNGVPFVRTIQDKGIVVGIKVDKGVVPLAGTDGETTTQGLDGLSERCAQYKKDGADFAKWRCVLKISERTPSALAILENANVLARYASICQQNGIVPIVEPEILPDGDHDLKRCQYVTEKVLAAVYKALSDHHVYLEGTLLKPNMVTPGHACPIKYTPEEIAMATVTALRRTVPPAVPGVTFLSGGQSEEEASLNLNAINRCPLPRPWALTFSYGRALQASALNAWRGQRDNAGAATEEFIKRAEVNGLAAQGQYEGTGEDGGAAAQSLYIANHAY, from the exons ATGCCCCACTCCTACCCAGCCCTTTCTGCTGAGCAGAAAAAGGAGTTGTCTGACATCGCCCTCCGCATCGTAGCCCCAGGCAAAGGTATCCTGGCCGCAGATGAGTCTGTAG GTAGCATGGCCAAGAGGCTGAGCCAAATTGGGGTAGAAAACACAGAGGAGAACCGCCGGCTGTACCGCCAGGTCCTGTTCAGTGCTGATGACCGTGTGAAGAAGTGCATTGGAGGTGTCATCTTTTTCCATGAGACACTCTACCAGAAAGATGATAACGGTGTCCCCTTTGTCCGAACCATCCAAGATAAGGGCATCGTTGTAGGCATTAAG GTTGATAAGGGTGTAGTGCCTCTGGCTGGGACAGATGGAGAAACTACTACCCAAG GACTGGATGGTCTCTCAGAACGCTGTGCCCAATACAAGAAGGATGGTGCAGACTTTGCCAAATGGCGCTGTGTGCTGAAAATCAGTGAGCGCACGCCCTCAGCACTTGCCATTCTGGAGAATGCCAATGTGCTGGCCCGCTATGCCAGCATCTGCCAGCAG AATGGCATTGTGCCTATTGTGGAGCCTGAGATCCTGCCTGATGGAGACCATGACCTCAAACGTTGCCAGTATGTTACAGAGAAG GTCCTGGCTGCCGTGTACAAGGCTCTTAGTGATCATCACGTGTACCTGGAGGGGACGCTGCTCAAGCCCAACATGGTGACCCCTGGCCATGCCTGTCCCATCAAGTATACCCCAGAAGAGATTGCCATGGCAACTGTTACTGCTTTGCGTCGCACTGTGCCACCTGCTGTCCCAG GAGTGACTTTCCTGTCTGGAGGTCAAAGTGAAGAGGAGGCATCACTCAACCTCAATGCCATCAACCGCTGCCCACTCCCTCGACCCTGGGCACTCACCTTCTCCTATGGACGTGCCCTGCAGGCCTCTGCACTGAATGCCTGGCGAGGACAAAGGGACAATGCTGGGGCTGCCACTGAGGAGTTCATCAAGCGAGCTGAG GTGAATGGGCTTGCCGCCCAGGGCCAGTACGAAGGCACTGGAGAAGATGGTGGAGCAGCAGCACAGTCCCTCTACATCGCCAACCATGCCTACTGA